Below is a window of Streptomyces genisteinicus DNA.
GCAGGAACACCGGATCACCGGCGGGTTCGACGAGATCCCCGTCTCCTTCTGAGTGGCACCGCGCGAGGGACGACACATCGTTGTCCGGCGTTCCTTCCCCCACACACACAGACGTCACGAGGACAGAGGACGAGGAGAGAGAACCATGACGGACACTTTCACCGACTACGTCGACTGCACGCCTCTTCTCGACGACCGCGAGGCTCTCGACCGCTTCTACGACGAGCACGGCTACGTCTATCTGCGCGGTGCTCTGGACCGTGACCTCGTGCGGACCGCTGCCGAGCAGATGCTCGAGGGCCTGATCGCACTCGGTCACGCCGCCCCCGGCACCACGCTCGACACCCTCGCCATCGACTCCTTCGAGGCGGTCGACGAGGTGGCGATGCACGACTACGTACGGTACGACGACCTGTGGAACCACCCCTCGACCCTCAAGGTCTGGGAGCAGGTCTTCGGTGAGCCCGTCTTCGTCTTCAAGTCGACGACCATCCGCTACTACCCCTCCGCCGCAGGCTCCGCGGAGCCGAGCTTCCTGACGCCGCTCCACCAGGACGGCTTCTACATAGGGCCGAACAAGGACTTCCGCACGGCCTGGATGCCGCTGATCCCGACGAACCGCGGCACGGGCGGCGTCGCGGTCGCCGACGGCAGCCACAAGAAGGGCCCGCGCGAGCACGTCGTCACCGAGAACTTCCGCCGCTTCGGCCACGCCGTCCGCGGCATCCCGGCCGAGGAGTTCGGCGCGGACGAGCAGCTGCTGTTCTCGCCCATGGAACCGGGCGACGTGATCCTCTTCCACGCCTTCATGTGCCACAAGTCCATCCCGAACGTCTCGGTGGACCCCGCGGGCATGCGGATGTCGATGGACACCCGCATCCAGCCCGCCTCCTCGCCCCGCGGGTTCAACTCCCTGACCCCCTGGCCGGAGTCCGCGAGGGACGCCTCCAAGGGAATCCTGTCGAAGATCACCGGCACGCCCACCACCACCGAGTGACGCCGGCACCCCGCACCTCCCTCAACCGTCTCCCCACGAAGGTCTGGTAGGCAGCGCATGACGAGACGCGAAGGTCTCCCCCCTCTCAAGGAGCCCGCCGCGACACCGCGACTCCCGGCCGGCCCGGAACCGGCCGCCGGGGGGCTCACCGGCATCGCCCTCGTGGTGGTGCTCACCGGATACGTCCTGTCCATCGTGGACGCCTCCATCGTCAACGTGGCGCTGAACTCGATCAGTGACGACCTCGACGGCGGCCCCGCCGCACTGGAGCTCGTGGTGTCCGGCTACGGCCTCACCTACGCCCTCGGCCTGGTACTGGGCGGACGGCTGGGCGACGCCTTCGGCAGGCGTCGCCTGTACGCCTACGGGCTCGCCGCGTTCACCGTCACCTCGGCACTGTGCGCACTCGCCCCGACCGTCGAGTTCCTCGTCGCGTCCCGGCTGCTGCAGGGCGCCGCCGCGGCCATGCTCGTACCGCAGGTGCTGGCGACGATCCAGGCGGTCACCGCCGGCCAGGCGCGTGCCCGTGCGATCGGCATGTACGGCGCGACCGCGGGCGTGGGCATGGTCATCGGACAGATCCTGGGCGGGCTGCTGGTCTCGCTGGACGTCGCCGGGATGGGCTGGCGGACGGTCTTCGTGATCAATGTGCCCATCGGAGCGGCCGCGCTGCTCGCCGTCCGGCGGGTCCCCGCGACCAGGGCCGGCACGAAGCCGGGCTTCGACCCGCTGGGCACCGTGCTGTTCGGTGTCACCATGGTCTGCGTCCTGGCCGTGGTGGTGGCCGGCCCCGGCCTGGGCTGGCCGCTGTGGCTGTGGTCGCTGCTCGTGGTCGCCGCGGTGGGGGCGCTGGCGCTGACGCGGGTCGAACGCCGCCTGGAGGCGCGGGGCGGCTCACCGCTGCTGTCCCCGTCGGTGCTGTCCCATCCGGGGATGCGCAGAGGGCTGGCGGCGATGGTGCCGTTCTCGGCCGGCTTCGGTGCCTTCCTGTTCGTCTACGCGCTGGTCGCACAGGGGCACTTCGGCTTCGGCGGGCTCGCCTCCGGTGCGGCGATGGCGCCGTTCGCCGTGGCGTTCTTCGTGGTGGTGCAGTTCACCCCGAAGATCGCGGCGGCTCTCGGCGGCCGGATCGTCACACTGGGCACCGCCGTCCAGGGCGCGAGCCTGGCGCTGCTGGCGCTGGTGCTCTGGTTCGGCTGGCCGCACCCCTCCCTGGTGCTCGTGCTCGTCGGGATCGGCCTCTTCGGCGCGGGTGCGGCGCTGATCGGCCCGACCCTGTTCCGGATGATCCTCGCCGACGTCCCCTCCGCACAGGCCGGCATGGGCAGCGGTGTGCTGGTGACCAGCCAGCAGATGGCGACCGCGCTGGGCGCGACCGTCGGCGGAACCCTCTACGTCTCCCTGGCCGGCTCGCTGTCGACGGTGTCGGCGGCCGTGCTCGTTCTCGTCCTGCTGGTGTGCTTCTCGATGACCGTGCTCGTGATCAGCCTCAAGCTCCCCGACCCCCGCTGAACCCGCACCTTCCGTACGGCGCGATCTGATCCAGACCTTCTCGTCGGCAGCGGCACGCCGTCCCGCGGCGTACCCGCGCACAGAAGCGGAGACAGCCAAGTGCACTTGCAGACAAGGGCGGCCGTGGTGACCGGCGCGGCCAGCGGCATAGGCCTCGCCCTCAGCGCCCGCTTCGCGCGGGCCGGCGCCGCCGTGGTCATGGCGGACGTCGACGGCGACGCGCTGCACCGCCGCGCGGCCGAACTCACCGCGCACGGCGGCCGGGTCACCGCCGTGACCGCCGACCTGACCGACCCGGACGCCGTCGAAGCACTGGCGGACACCGCGTACGACCTGCTCGGCGACATCGACGTGGTGTGCAACAACGCCGGAGTCCTCGGCCCCGTCGGACAGCCGCTGTGGGAGGTGCCGCTGGAGCGGATGCGGCAGGTCTTCGAGGTGAACCACTGGGCGCACGTCCTGGTGGCCCGCGCCTTCGTCCCGCGGCTGCTGGAGCGCGGCCGGCCCGCCCATCTGATCCACACCGCCTCGATGTCCGCCTTCGCCGTCGGCGCGGGCAGTGCCGCCTACGCCGCCTCCAAGCACGCCGACCTCGCGGTCGCCCGCAGTCTGCGCGCCGATCTGCGGGGCACCGGGGTCAAGGTGTCGGTGCTGTGCCCCGGCCGGGTCGACACCCCCATGGTCCGGGGCCTGACGGCCCCGCGCGGAGCGGGCGGTGACACCTCGGTGAGCGCCGAGGAGGTCGCCTCCATCGTGTGGGAGGCCCTCGGTTCCGACCGCTTCTATCTCTTCAGCAACTCCGACGCCCCGCTGCGGCTGCGCGACCAGTTCGACGACGTGTGGCGTCATGTCTCCCTTCCGCCCCCTTCCCCCGAGGAGGAGCTGTGGCCCGAACCGAAAGCGACGACCGTGGCGAGGAAAGCCTGACCATCGACCTGGACACGGTGCGGGAGAAGTACCGGCAGGAACGCGACAAGCGCAGCGCCGGCCGCACCTACCAGTTCGCGCGCGGTGACTTCAGCCGCTTCGCGCGCGACCCCTACACCGAACGCCAGGAGCGCGAGCCGCTCACCGACGAGGTGGACGTCGCCGTGGTCGGCGCCGGCATCGGCGGCCTGCTGACCGGCGCGCATCTGCGCAAGGAGACCGGCCTGGAGCGCATCCGGCTGATCGACGAGGCGGGCGACGTCGGCGGCACCTGGTACTGGAACCGCTTCCCGGGCGTCCGCTGCGACGTCGAGAGCTACATCTACATGCCGCTGCTCGAGGAGATCGGCACGATACCCACCGAGAAGTACTCCACCGGGCCCGAGATCTTCGCCCACCTCCAGAAGATCGCCCACCGGTACGACCTCTACCGCGACGCCCTGTTCCAGACCGCCGTCACCGAACTGCGCTGGGACGAGGCCGCCGGGAACTGGCTGGTGAGCACCGACCGCGGCGATCTGATCCGGGCCCGGTACGTGGCCATGTCGATCGGTCTGATGCACCGCCCCAAACTCCCCGGGCTGCCGGGCCTGGAGACGTTCGCCGGGCACTCCTTCCACACCAGCCGCTGGGACTTCGACTACACCGGCGGCGACAGCACCGGCGGCCTGACCGGGCTGAAGGACAAGACGGTCGGCGTCATCGGCACCGGCTCCACGACCATCCAGCTCGCCCCGCACCTCGCCGAGTGGGCCGAGCGGCTCGTCCTCTTCCAGCGCACCCCGGCCGCGGTCGACGTCCGCGGGAACCGGCCCACCCCGTCCGACTGGGCGGCCGGCCTCGAAGAGGGCTGGCAGCAGCGCCGGATGGAGAACTTCCACGCGCTGACCTCCGGTGTCCCGCAGGACGAGGACCTGGTCCAGGACCGCTGGACCCAGACCACGGCCAAGCTGGCCGCCGCGATCCTGCCCACCGGCGACGACGGCGGCGATCCGAAGGAGCGGGCACTCGCGGCCGAGCGGGCCGACTTCCTCAAGATGGAGGAACTGCGCGCCCGCATCGACAGCGTTGTCACCGACCCCGCGACCGCCGCCGCACTCAAGCCGTACTACCGCGTGTACTGCAAGCGGCCCTGCTTCCACGACGGCTACCTCCAGACCTTCAACCGGCCCAACGTGACCCTGGTCGACACCCAGGGGCAGGGCGTGGAGCGGCTCACCCCGGCCGGGGTGGTCGCGAACGGCCGGGAGTACCCGGTCGACTGCCTGATCTTCGCCACCGGCTACGAGCACGAGTTCGCCGTCC
It encodes the following:
- the ptlF gene encoding 1-deoxy-11-beta-hydroxypentalenate dehydrogenase, which gives rise to MHLQTRAAVVTGAASGIGLALSARFARAGAAVVMADVDGDALHRRAAELTAHGGRVTAVTADLTDPDAVEALADTAYDLLGDIDVVCNNAGVLGPVGQPLWEVPLERMRQVFEVNHWAHVLVARAFVPRLLERGRPAHLIHTASMSAFAVGAGSAAYAASKHADLAVARSLRADLRGTGVKVSVLCPGRVDTPMVRGLTAPRGAGGDTSVSAEEVASIVWEALGSDRFYLFSNSDAPLRLRDQFDDVWRHVSLPPPSPEEELWPEPKATTVARKA
- a CDS encoding MFS transporter; this encodes MTRREGLPPLKEPAATPRLPAGPEPAAGGLTGIALVVVLTGYVLSIVDASIVNVALNSISDDLDGGPAALELVVSGYGLTYALGLVLGGRLGDAFGRRRLYAYGLAAFTVTSALCALAPTVEFLVASRLLQGAAAAMLVPQVLATIQAVTAGQARARAIGMYGATAGVGMVIGQILGGLLVSLDVAGMGWRTVFVINVPIGAAALLAVRRVPATRAGTKPGFDPLGTVLFGVTMVCVLAVVVAGPGLGWPLWLWSLLVVAAVGALALTRVERRLEARGGSPLLSPSVLSHPGMRRGLAAMVPFSAGFGAFLFVYALVAQGHFGFGGLASGAAMAPFAVAFFVVVQFTPKIAAALGGRIVTLGTAVQGASLALLALVLWFGWPHPSLVLVLVGIGLFGAGAALIGPTLFRMILADVPSAQAGMGSGVLVTSQQMATALGATVGGTLYVSLAGSLSTVSAAVLVLVLLVCFSMTVLVISLKLPDPR
- the ptlE gene encoding neopentalenolactone/pentalenolactone D synthase: MARTESDDRGEESLTIDLDTVREKYRQERDKRSAGRTYQFARGDFSRFARDPYTERQEREPLTDEVDVAVVGAGIGGLLTGAHLRKETGLERIRLIDEAGDVGGTWYWNRFPGVRCDVESYIYMPLLEEIGTIPTEKYSTGPEIFAHLQKIAHRYDLYRDALFQTAVTELRWDEAAGNWLVSTDRGDLIRARYVAMSIGLMHRPKLPGLPGLETFAGHSFHTSRWDFDYTGGDSTGGLTGLKDKTVGVIGTGSTTIQLAPHLAEWAERLVLFQRTPAAVDVRGNRPTPSDWAAGLEEGWQQRRMENFHALTSGVPQDEDLVQDRWTQTTAKLAAAILPTGDDGGDPKERALAAERADFLKMEELRARIDSVVTDPATAAALKPYYRVYCKRPCFHDGYLQTFNRPNVTLVDTQGQGVERLTPAGVVANGREYPVDCLIFATGYEHEFAVPYTDRAGYDIVGRDGVRLSQKWADGAHTLHGLQVNGFPNCFILSKVQAGRHVNIAYMLGEQTRHLAYVVKSVEERGHRVVEASEAGEKEWVAEILRLAAGGLDFLENCTPGLYNNEGNPSGLPLLNSSYGGGSVEFVNILRRWREAGDLAGLELH
- the ptlH gene encoding 1-deoxypentalenic acid 11-beta-hydroxylase gives rise to the protein MTDTFTDYVDCTPLLDDREALDRFYDEHGYVYLRGALDRDLVRTAAEQMLEGLIALGHAAPGTTLDTLAIDSFEAVDEVAMHDYVRYDDLWNHPSTLKVWEQVFGEPVFVFKSTTIRYYPSAAGSAEPSFLTPLHQDGFYIGPNKDFRTAWMPLIPTNRGTGGVAVADGSHKKGPREHVVTENFRRFGHAVRGIPAEEFGADEQLLFSPMEPGDVILFHAFMCHKSIPNVSVDPAGMRMSMDTRIQPASSPRGFNSLTPWPESARDASKGILSKITGTPTTTE